From Aurantimicrobium sp. INA4, one genomic window encodes:
- a CDS encoding PAC2 family protein: MNKDRHPFRGRLLVVAFEGWNDAGEAASSAVRTLQEQLDVVPLHTVDPETYYDFQFNRPVIGFDDDGNRSLTWPTSILYAPMVPSDVVHEVQENDLLDVTGTNSGNIYLLQGVEPSRNWLTFTNEILDIALAADISAIVLLGAMLADVPHTRPISTFVSSENAAVRHELDVERSSYEGPVGILSVIAAAAEEADIPTVAIWASVPHYVHQSPSPKATLALIDKLEEIVDVVIPRGELVEEAAAWEENINKLAAEDEDMSAYISQLEQARDMVDSPEATGESLAQEFERFLRSTDKPGPEGNEPPKGV, from the coding sequence GTGAACAAAGACCGTCATCCTTTTCGCGGCAGACTTCTCGTCGTTGCTTTTGAAGGGTGGAATGACGCAGGCGAAGCCGCCAGCTCAGCTGTCCGAACTTTGCAAGAACAACTAGATGTTGTTCCGCTCCACACTGTGGATCCAGAAACGTACTACGACTTCCAGTTCAATCGACCTGTTATCGGTTTCGATGACGATGGAAATCGTTCTCTGACATGGCCGACCTCAATTCTCTATGCCCCCATGGTTCCTAGCGATGTCGTTCATGAAGTTCAAGAAAATGATTTGCTCGATGTTACAGGCACCAATTCAGGAAATATTTATCTACTGCAGGGCGTAGAGCCCAGTCGAAACTGGCTCACTTTCACGAACGAAATTTTGGATATTGCTCTCGCAGCAGACATTTCCGCAATAGTTCTTCTCGGTGCAATGCTGGCCGATGTACCGCACACCCGTCCTATATCAACCTTTGTCAGTAGTGAAAACGCTGCTGTACGACATGAACTTGATGTTGAACGAAGTAGTTATGAAGGCCCCGTGGGTATCTTGAGTGTGATTGCTGCCGCTGCAGAGGAAGCAGATATTCCCACCGTTGCAATTTGGGCATCAGTTCCCCACTACGTCCATCAAAGTCCAAGCCCGAAGGCAACATTGGCGCTCATCGACAAACTCGAAGAAATTGTCGATGTCGTTATTCCTCGAGGAGAGCTCGTAGAAGAAGCTGCAGCGTGGGAAGAAAACATCAACAAACTTGCCGCAGAAGACGAAGATATGTCCGCCTACATTTCTCAACTTGAACAAGCAAGAGACATGGTTGATTCTCCCGAAGCAACCGGTGAATCTTTGGCGCAGGAATTTGAACGTTTTCTGCGTTCAACGGATAAACCTGGACCTGAAGGAAATGAGCCACCCAAGGGCGTTTAG
- a CDS encoding HAD family phosphatase has protein sequence MSIGKPNEQIRPAAILWDMDGTIVDSEEYWIIAEQELVELFGGSWSHEDGLALVGNGLPTTAVKLQERGVTLSVDEIIQTLTNRVLEQLEIAVPWRPGAVELIRQFQDAGLPQLLVTMSIERMARAVIALIPGTPLHDVVAGDNVVVSKPDPEAYLLAAEKLSVDPRHCVAFEDSPSGVRSASASGAFTVGVTNIVPLENQPADVILNTLAGVDAEQIFNLFAQRSQAAQ, from the coding sequence GTGAGTATCGGCAAACCCAACGAGCAGATTCGTCCAGCGGCAATACTGTGGGACATGGATGGCACAATTGTCGACTCAGAAGAGTACTGGATCATTGCTGAACAAGAACTAGTTGAGTTATTCGGCGGATCGTGGTCCCACGAAGATGGTTTAGCTCTGGTTGGTAATGGTTTGCCAACCACTGCGGTGAAACTCCAAGAACGAGGCGTCACGCTATCAGTTGATGAAATTATTCAAACGCTGACTAATCGCGTTCTTGAACAATTGGAGATTGCAGTTCCTTGGCGCCCAGGCGCTGTAGAGCTTATCCGTCAGTTTCAAGATGCAGGTTTGCCCCAGCTATTAGTGACAATGTCCATTGAACGAATGGCTCGTGCCGTTATCGCACTTATTCCGGGTACCCCACTTCACGATGTTGTTGCGGGAGACAATGTGGTGGTTTCTAAGCCAGATCCGGAGGCTTATCTTCTTGCTGCAGAAAAACTTTCAGTAGACCCACGACATTGCGTTGCTTTTGAAGATTCACCCTCGGGGGTTCGTTCAGCATCCGCTTCGGGGGCATTCACTGTTGGAGTAACCAATATAGTTCCGCTGGAGAATCAGCCAGCAGACGTAATTTTAAATACCCTCGCTGGCGTCGATGCTGAACAAATTTTCAACTTATTTGCACAACGATCACAGGCAGCCCAATGA
- a CDS encoding tRNA (adenine-N1)-methyltransferase, with product MNHNVSPRYLPGPLRAGDRCQLTDPKGKINTVSLKPGDEFHTHRGVIKHDDIIGLPDASVVLNSSGIEYLVMRPLLVDFVMSMPRGAAIIYPKEAQAILGQADIFPGARVVEAGVGSGALSLWLLRAIGPQGHLYSFERREEFAEIAELNVATFNGFTPENWTVTVGDLQDALPKTVRPGEADRVVLDMLAPWECVDMVAEALVPGGVVLMYVATVTQLSRVVEALRATGQFTHPQSSETIVRGWHVEGLAVRPEHRMIGHTAFLVTARKLAPGAYLPDLKRRASKSDFTDEDMEAWTPGILGGREISPKSLRKRVRNATESAELSQSSDSQPEV from the coding sequence ATGAATCACAACGTCTCTCCCCGTTATTTACCCGGCCCCCTGCGAGCAGGTGATCGATGCCAACTGACAGATCCCAAAGGAAAAATCAACACTGTTTCTCTCAAACCTGGTGATGAATTCCATACACATCGTGGCGTCATCAAACATGACGACATCATTGGCCTACCTGATGCTTCAGTTGTGCTGAATAGTTCAGGCATTGAATATTTGGTGATGCGACCTTTGTTGGTTGATTTTGTGATGTCCATGCCTCGCGGTGCGGCCATTATCTATCCCAAAGAAGCACAAGCGATTTTGGGTCAGGCAGATATTTTCCCAGGGGCACGAGTTGTTGAGGCCGGAGTGGGTTCCGGTGCATTGTCACTGTGGTTACTTCGCGCAATTGGGCCACAGGGTCACTTGTATTCCTTTGAACGTCGTGAAGAATTTGCTGAAATTGCTGAACTCAACGTAGCTACCTTTAATGGGTTCACTCCTGAAAATTGGACAGTCACAGTAGGTGATTTGCAAGATGCTTTGCCAAAAACTGTGCGACCAGGCGAAGCCGACCGTGTGGTTCTAGACATGCTCGCACCTTGGGAGTGTGTAGACATGGTTGCTGAGGCTCTTGTTCCAGGCGGTGTAGTACTGATGTATGTCGCTACGGTGACTCAGCTATCACGAGTAGTCGAAGCCTTACGTGCTACCGGTCAATTTACACACCCACAATCCAGCGAAACAATTGTTCGCGGCTGGCACGTTGAAGGACTAGCAGTGCGTCCGGAACATCGAATGATCGGGCACACAGCTTTTTTGGTCACAGCACGAAAACTCGCCCCAGGAGCCTACTTACCTGACCTCAAGCGTCGAGCGTCTAAATCAGACTTCACCGATGAAGATATGGAAGCCTGGACACCGGGGATTTTGGGTGGACGTGAAATAAGTCCAAAGAGTCTTCGTAAACGAGTTCGAAACGCAACAGAAAGTGCAGAACTTTCACAGTCTTCAGACAGCCAGCCTGAAGTCTAG
- a CDS encoding FKBP-type peptidyl-prolyl cis-trans isomerase, which yields MRRIVAAVAGLALVIGLVGCSSANSSAPECTPLASSGSVVDSVKVEGGFGEIPTATFPTPLKATKTERKILVEGDGAPALPGGAVAVDFTLYNGETGELIGQTSYDGSDLQTTTLSENTLVSGLIATLQCAKAGSQIVSVIAPTDLLDPNGNTIGDLGEKTPIVVIADLVSTSLARATGKSQPSPDGMPTVVLDANGVPGITVPKTAPPTKLETAVLIKGDGPVVSAGASVTVHYTGVLWSDGTVFDSSWSRNTPATFSLNGVVPGFAQAIEGQTVGSQILAVIPPELAYGEQENGTIPPGSTLVFVIDILGTTK from the coding sequence ATGCGTCGAATTGTTGCAGCTGTAGCTGGTCTTGCTCTCGTCATTGGTCTTGTCGGATGCTCGAGTGCTAATTCGAGCGCACCAGAGTGCACCCCGTTGGCTTCAAGCGGATCTGTTGTGGATTCGGTCAAGGTTGAAGGTGGCTTTGGTGAGATTCCTACAGCAACTTTCCCAACCCCACTCAAGGCCACCAAGACTGAACGCAAAATTCTTGTCGAAGGAGATGGTGCTCCTGCACTTCCAGGGGGAGCAGTAGCAGTCGACTTCACTCTTTACAACGGTGAAACCGGAGAGCTTATCGGTCAAACCTCTTATGACGGCTCAGATCTTCAAACCACAACTCTTTCTGAAAACACTCTCGTCAGTGGCCTAATTGCAACTCTTCAGTGTGCAAAAGCTGGAAGCCAAATTGTTTCTGTCATTGCACCTACCGATCTTCTGGACCCTAACGGGAACACTATTGGTGACCTTGGTGAAAAAACGCCCATCGTCGTGATCGCTGACCTTGTATCGACGAGTCTTGCTCGAGCAACCGGTAAATCACAGCCATCACCAGATGGCATGCCTACGGTTGTGCTCGACGCGAACGGTGTTCCTGGTATCACGGTTCCCAAAACTGCCCCACCAACAAAGCTTGAAACTGCAGTTCTCATCAAGGGGGATGGTCCAGTTGTTTCTGCTGGAGCATCAGTAACAGTCCACTACACAGGCGTTTTATGGAGTGATGGAACGGTTTTCGATTCAAGTTGGTCACGAAATACTCCAGCAACATTTAGCCTCAACGGGGTTGTTCCAGGTTTTGCTCAAGCGATTGAAGGCCAAACTGTCGGATCACAGATTCTTGCAGTCATCCCACCTGAGCTTGCTTATGGAGAACAGGAAAATGGAACAATTCCTCCAGGGTCAACACTTGTTTTCGTTATCGACATTTTGGGCACAACAAAGTAG
- a CDS encoding WYL domain-containing protein encodes MAGKAGSRVKKEDRLFSLILALVSSREGLTKTDILRSVRGYAEIYDFSANSALDKMFERDKEEIRAMGVVIDTLELPEEEGQTHNIRYSISRKNYDFPEDVTFTSDEMTLINLAATAWREASLSAESRHALTKIKSLGISANDPLIGVAPHIRTNDKAFAAIEEALDGELILTFNYLKPGMSKPQLRTVAPLAMLQWKGLWYVLAHDLDVDAQRTFLLRRIVSNPNRIPQKTFPRPEASYAKQLELELIELTKINKAVIEVQPGSDAQLRIASEQAISPELTTLTFGYSDLEILADDLVKFGDQLKVVSPPELTSAVISRFESMLNPKGQ; translated from the coding sequence ATGGCTGGAAAAGCAGGGTCTCGTGTCAAGAAAGAAGACCGTCTTTTTAGTTTGATTTTGGCTCTCGTTTCTTCGCGAGAGGGTCTTACGAAGACAGACATTTTGCGGTCTGTTCGGGGTTATGCCGAGATTTATGATTTCAGTGCGAATAGTGCTCTCGACAAAATGTTTGAACGTGACAAAGAAGAAATTCGTGCAATGGGTGTCGTCATCGACACACTTGAACTTCCAGAGGAGGAAGGTCAAACTCACAACATCAGATATTCCATTTCACGAAAAAATTATGACTTCCCCGAAGATGTGACCTTTACCTCGGACGAAATGACACTCATCAACCTTGCCGCTACTGCGTGGCGGGAAGCATCACTCTCGGCTGAATCGCGCCATGCACTCACAAAAATCAAGTCGTTGGGAATCTCCGCAAATGATCCACTTATTGGTGTTGCGCCACATATACGAACCAACGACAAGGCATTTGCAGCTATTGAGGAAGCACTCGACGGTGAACTCATACTTACCTTCAACTACCTCAAACCAGGTATGTCTAAACCACAGCTAAGAACTGTTGCACCCTTGGCAATGCTCCAGTGGAAAGGGTTGTGGTACGTACTTGCGCACGATTTAGATGTGGATGCTCAACGCACCTTCCTGCTCAGGAGAATCGTTTCTAATCCCAATCGAATACCTCAAAAAACTTTTCCACGACCTGAGGCCTCCTATGCAAAGCAGCTCGAGTTGGAACTCATTGAGCTCACAAAAATTAACAAGGCAGTCATTGAAGTTCAACCTGGTTCCGATGCCCAACTTCGTATCGCATCAGAGCAAGCCATCAGTCCTGAGCTCACAACACTTACTTTTGGATACTCAGATCTTGAGATTCTTGCTGATGACCTTGTGAAATTTGGTGATCAACTGAAAGTTGTTTCCCCTCCAGAATTAACCTCCGCGGTCATTTCACGTTTTGAGTCAATGCTTAATCCGAAGGGGCAATAA
- a CDS encoding WYL domain-containing protein encodes MVSSSRLEASDRVTLLMSFVPYLLEHAPVSVLELADHFDITTSQVEELVQLLAMSGIPGDNGFYQHSDLFDINWDLFENEAQVELWSHVGVEATPRFSAREAAALVAGLQYISGIVPDSDKEIISTLLKKISAGASATPENLLISAAEMPVDVDVITTAVASEKSIRFRYRNGQGIEQLRTVDPLRLDLVGPTWYLRSWCHDRQALRTFRLDRISQLELSDEKYSSPVSANELTDELFDVSETDIRVQFHTETSALSLISAYNPRIVSHLGDESVVIEVSFASLESVPIFVSQVPGLIRVISPTEAVTAVQEWANQALARYTA; translated from the coding sequence ATGGTCAGCTCTTCCCGACTTGAAGCGTCAGATCGTGTGACATTGTTAATGTCTTTCGTTCCTTACCTTTTAGAACATGCACCCGTTTCGGTACTTGAACTAGCGGATCATTTTGACATCACGACTTCTCAAGTAGAGGAATTAGTTCAACTCTTGGCTATGTCAGGAATTCCTGGAGACAACGGTTTTTATCAGCATTCTGACTTGTTTGATATCAATTGGGATTTATTTGAAAATGAAGCACAGGTAGAGCTGTGGTCTCATGTTGGTGTCGAAGCTACTCCTAGGTTTTCCGCGAGAGAAGCAGCGGCACTTGTTGCAGGACTTCAGTACATTTCCGGGATTGTTCCAGATTCCGACAAAGAGATTATTTCGACGTTACTGAAGAAAATTTCCGCTGGAGCTTCAGCTACACCAGAGAATCTCCTTATCAGTGCAGCAGAGATGCCTGTTGATGTTGATGTCATCACAACTGCAGTTGCTTCAGAGAAGTCCATACGTTTTCGTTACAGGAATGGTCAAGGAATTGAACAGCTTCGCACAGTTGATCCCCTGAGACTAGATTTAGTTGGGCCAACTTGGTACTTGCGTTCCTGGTGTCATGACCGACAGGCTCTTCGAACATTTCGGTTAGACCGAATTTCTCAACTCGAACTTTCAGATGAAAAGTATTCTTCACCGGTATCTGCGAACGAGCTAACAGATGAACTCTTCGATGTTTCTGAAACAGATATTCGTGTCCAATTTCACACAGAAACCTCAGCATTGAGCCTCATTTCTGCGTATAACCCCAGGATTGTTTCCCACTTAGGAGATGAATCTGTTGTCATAGAGGTTTCTTTTGCGAGCTTAGAATCTGTCCCGATTTTTGTTTCACAAGTGCCCGGACTCATTCGTGTGATTTCCCCTACGGAAGCAGTTACAGCTGTCCAAGAGTGGGCCAATCAGGCACTTGCCAGATATACCGCCTAA
- the tatA gene encoding Sec-independent protein translocase subunit TatA produces the protein MLGNLSGWHLLIIIAVVLLLFGAPKLPGLARSLGQSMRIFKSEVKQMKDDDKPADQTSSEINDSSKTS, from the coding sequence ATGCTTGGAAATCTCTCTGGTTGGCACCTGCTCATCATCATTGCTGTTGTCCTGCTGTTGTTTGGGGCACCAAAACTTCCCGGTCTTGCACGCTCACTTGGTCAGTCCATGCGTATCTTCAAGAGTGAAGTCAAGCAAATGAAGGACGATGACAAGCCTGCTGACCAGACCAGCAGCGAGATTAACGACTCTTCCAAGACTTCCTAA
- the tatC gene encoding twin-arginine translocase subunit TatC, with the protein MATRPRRSSAREARMPLSGHLVELRKRLYLAALFIVLGAVVGWFASDYLLALLRDPIYAVAETQDRVATINYNSITSAFDLKLQIAFTVGIVISSPFWLYQIWAFFVPGLTKQEKKYTLGFMFSAIPLFFLGSAAGWYVYPHIVALMTSFAPSEDTSIIEAKTYFDFVLKLVIVVGVAFVLPVFLVLFNFAGLISSQSILKSWRIAILMITLFTAIATPAADVLSMFLLAIPMVMLFFLAAGIAWLHDKRVAKKTDSVNPDEASALPPTEPLSA; encoded by the coding sequence ATGGCGACACGTCCTCGCCGAAGCTCGGCACGCGAAGCAAGAATGCCCCTGAGTGGGCATCTTGTTGAGTTGCGCAAGAGACTGTATTTAGCCGCGCTGTTCATTGTTTTGGGTGCAGTAGTGGGATGGTTTGCCTCTGATTACTTGCTGGCTCTGTTGCGTGATCCCATCTACGCAGTTGCAGAAACCCAAGACAGAGTCGCTACTATCAACTACAACTCGATTACAAGTGCATTTGATCTCAAGCTACAAATTGCTTTTACAGTCGGAATCGTCATCTCGAGCCCGTTTTGGCTATATCAGATTTGGGCTTTTTTTGTACCGGGTCTGACAAAACAGGAGAAAAAATACACCCTGGGCTTTATGTTCAGCGCAATCCCTTTATTCTTCTTGGGTAGCGCAGCAGGGTGGTACGTCTATCCTCATATTGTCGCGCTGATGACGAGCTTTGCTCCCAGTGAAGATACGTCAATTATCGAAGCTAAGACGTATTTTGATTTTGTACTCAAACTTGTCATCGTGGTCGGCGTTGCCTTTGTATTGCCGGTCTTCCTCGTCTTGTTCAACTTTGCAGGGCTCATCTCTTCTCAGAGCATCCTCAAGTCGTGGCGCATAGCTATTTTGATGATTACGTTGTTCACCGCGATTGCAACTCCTGCAGCAGATGTTCTATCAATGTTCTTGCTGGCTATTCCGATGGTGATGCTTTTCTTCCTGGCTGCTGGCATCGCCTGGCTTCACGATAAAAGGGTCGCAAAAAAGACAGATTCCGTGAACCCAGATGAGGCAAGTGCCTTACCGCCAACAGAACCATTGTCTGCGTAA
- a CDS encoding DEAD/DEAH box helicase, producing the protein MAELTAAERYAMAQSRKKTPLVNEFRERRTFDLDPFQIAAANVLEAGSSVLVAAPTGAGKTVVAEFAVFLAMSTETDKLFYTTPMKALSNQKYNEFVDEWGASNVGLLTGDTNINPTARIMVMTTEVLRNMLYADSDLLRNLKFVVMDEIHYLADRFRGAVWEEVIIHLPQHVRLVGLSATVSNAEEFGDWLQAVRGNTEIIVSEDRPVPLDQHVLVGNKFIDLFDSAGSGATTRVNPELLRLAHSHQRAPHIRSAGRNSHRGGRNKPNYAMNAPLQGRMDRAQIIELLAEKNLLPAISFIFSRAGCDQAVSQVLRSGIRLTTAEEREEIREIVEQRCSPIPDEDLGVLGYWDWIDGLECGVAAHHAGLLPAFKEVVEELFQKKLVKVVFATETLALGINMPARTVVLEKLEKFNGEARLPLTPGEYTQLTGRAGRRGIDVEGHSLIQWSNNLDPQTVASLASRRTYPLNSSFRPTYNMAINLIEQFGRARTRDILESSFAQFQADRAVVDLARKVKQQEETLAGYAEPMTCHLGDFVEYAALRRKLTDIEKQSESGSRAAKEKRSAELNSLRKQLKSHACHHCPDREQHARWAERWWRLKRDTDKIVQQINTRTGAVARIFDRVCDVLVDIDYLMKDPQGTEFSLTPKGEYLGKIYGERDLLIAESIRLQLWNELDVPSLAAMACAIVFEPRREEGLINERYLPRGKFLDALHETQSLWADLDELENYHKLPGTSPLATGLCLAMYKWAKGDRLDNVLFDADMPAGDFVRWAKQTIDLLDQLAQVTDGELQKTARDSLDQVRRGIVAYSAVV; encoded by the coding sequence ATGGCCGAGCTCACAGCTGCTGAACGTTACGCAATGGCACAATCGCGCAAAAAGACGCCCTTGGTCAATGAATTTCGGGAACGAAGAACTTTTGACCTTGACCCTTTTCAAATTGCTGCGGCAAATGTACTCGAGGCTGGTAGCTCAGTATTGGTTGCTGCACCAACAGGGGCAGGGAAAACAGTTGTTGCTGAATTTGCTGTCTTTCTTGCGATGTCGACAGAGACAGACAAATTGTTTTACACGACACCAATGAAAGCGTTGTCGAATCAGAAATATAACGAGTTCGTTGATGAGTGGGGCGCAAGTAACGTTGGTTTGCTCACTGGTGACACCAACATCAATCCCACTGCACGCATCATGGTGATGACCACCGAGGTGTTGAGAAACATGCTCTATGCAGACAGTGACTTACTAAGAAACCTCAAATTCGTTGTGATGGATGAAATTCACTACCTTGCGGACAGATTCCGTGGTGCTGTGTGGGAAGAAGTCATTATCCATTTACCTCAACATGTTCGTCTTGTTGGTTTGAGTGCAACCGTGTCAAACGCAGAGGAGTTCGGAGATTGGCTCCAAGCTGTCCGCGGAAACACTGAAATCATTGTTTCTGAAGATCGTCCCGTGCCGTTAGATCAACATGTGTTGGTAGGTAACAAATTTATTGACCTCTTTGACTCAGCTGGGTCAGGCGCAACCACTCGTGTTAACCCGGAACTTCTGAGGTTGGCACATTCCCATCAACGAGCTCCTCATATTCGCTCAGCAGGGCGCAATTCACATCGCGGCGGAAGAAATAAACCCAATTATGCGATGAATGCACCTCTACAAGGCCGCATGGACCGTGCACAAATTATTGAACTACTTGCAGAGAAGAATCTCCTTCCCGCGATTTCGTTTATTTTCAGCCGAGCTGGTTGTGATCAAGCAGTCTCACAGGTTTTGCGGTCGGGTATTCGTCTGACGACAGCAGAAGAAAGAGAAGAAATTCGCGAAATAGTTGAACAACGATGTTCGCCTATTCCCGATGAAGACTTGGGTGTCTTGGGGTATTGGGACTGGATTGACGGCTTGGAATGCGGAGTTGCAGCTCACCATGCTGGACTTTTGCCTGCATTCAAGGAAGTTGTTGAAGAGTTATTTCAAAAGAAATTAGTCAAAGTGGTTTTTGCCACTGAAACTCTTGCATTAGGTATCAATATGCCGGCAAGGACTGTTGTTTTGGAAAAACTTGAGAAATTTAACGGCGAAGCACGACTTCCTCTGACTCCAGGCGAATACACTCAACTCACTGGTCGTGCAGGCCGTCGCGGTATTGATGTCGAAGGTCACTCACTGATTCAGTGGTCCAATAATTTGGACCCACAAACAGTCGCAAGTTTGGCCAGTAGGAGAACGTATCCGCTGAACTCAAGCTTTCGCCCAACCTACAACATGGCCATTAACCTGATCGAACAATTTGGTCGTGCACGAACTAGGGACATTCTTGAAAGTAGTTTTGCCCAGTTTCAGGCGGACCGTGCCGTTGTTGATTTAGCAAGAAAAGTAAAGCAACAAGAAGAAACGTTAGCTGGTTACGCAGAACCAATGACCTGCCATTTGGGTGATTTTGTTGAATATGCAGCGCTTCGTCGGAAACTGACAGACATCGAAAAGCAATCTGAGTCAGGTTCTCGAGCAGCTAAGGAAAAACGTAGTGCGGAACTGAATTCACTTCGAAAGCAATTGAAGTCTCATGCATGTCATCATTGCCCTGATCGCGAACAGCATGCCCGCTGGGCAGAGCGATGGTGGAGACTCAAACGCGACACCGACAAAATTGTTCAACAAATCAATACGCGCACCGGTGCTGTTGCTCGAATTTTTGATCGTGTTTGCGATGTTCTGGTGGATATTGACTATTTGATGAAAGATCCTCAGGGTACAGAGTTCTCACTCACGCCTAAGGGGGAGTATCTCGGAAAGATCTACGGAGAACGTGATCTTCTGATTGCCGAGAGCATTCGTTTACAGCTGTGGAATGAACTTGATGTGCCCTCATTGGCTGCGATGGCTTGTGCAATTGTCTTTGAACCACGTCGTGAAGAGGGGCTGATCAACGAAAGATATCTCCCTCGAGGTAAATTTCTCGATGCACTTCATGAAACCCAAAGTCTCTGGGCGGACCTGGATGAGTTAGAGAACTATCACAAGCTTCCTGGAACATCTCCGCTAGCTACAGGGCTGTGTTTAGCAATGTATAAATGGGCCAAAGGTGACCGATTAGATAATGTCCTCTTCGATGCTGATATGCCAGCCGGTGACTTTGTTCGCTGGGCTAAACAAACCATCGATCTACTAGATCAACTTGCACAGGTTACTGACGGTGAACTTCAGAAAACTGCTCGCGATTCACTGGACCAGGTCCGTCGTGGCATCGTTGCCTATTCTGCGGTGGTGTAA
- the lnt gene encoding apolipoprotein N-acyltransferase, with protein sequence MKRMSFGISLILAVVAGFTLSAAFPATAFWPLAFVGVFILYWSLIGRGFWTGFLVGTITGATFWLSLINWLTLYLGPVPWLALGILQALFFGVGAAVSGIVINRGPQRWPSRWARIGVVSIVLASVWTLRESITSVWPYGGFSWGRMAQSQAESPLAQNVAWVGTAGLTFLVVVSSAIFFQTLRERQTTLLAFPVLFFVSILAVPAFPHEITGYTNVLSVQGNSRAGLFDRGAPGSILQDHVSGTLPYQGQDIDMIVWPENASDLNPLQSVLAAQVLTAVSAKLDAPIVTGTITVDEQDRVFNSSLVWTDKALAQYDKIHPVPFAEYMPNREFWRLFQPDLVDLVTRDYSFGTRPNVVDINGVLAGISICFDITDDNQAYLMIGDGAEIILAQTNNADFGKTSENLQQLSIARLRAIETARSVVNISTVGTSAVISPDGSTLDSIPAYQPAEMLTTVPLSTTITPAMSFGRVIEWSIGAVAIAGVLLILIRRKP encoded by the coding sequence ATGAAGAGAATGAGTTTTGGGATATCTCTAATACTTGCTGTCGTAGCAGGTTTTACACTTTCTGCTGCCTTCCCGGCAACTGCCTTTTGGCCGTTGGCTTTCGTCGGTGTTTTCATTTTGTACTGGAGTCTCATCGGTCGCGGTTTCTGGACTGGGTTTCTTGTCGGAACAATCACGGGAGCTACATTCTGGCTTTCTCTCATTAATTGGCTCACCCTCTATCTAGGCCCAGTTCCCTGGCTTGCATTGGGAATACTTCAGGCACTCTTCTTTGGTGTCGGAGCTGCTGTGTCAGGAATTGTCATTAACCGCGGCCCACAACGATGGCCATCACGTTGGGCTCGAATTGGGGTTGTCAGTATTGTTCTGGCTTCAGTGTGGACTCTTCGCGAGTCAATCACGAGTGTTTGGCCGTACGGGGGGTTTTCTTGGGGCCGGATGGCTCAATCGCAAGCTGAGAGCCCTTTGGCTCAAAATGTCGCGTGGGTTGGCACTGCCGGGCTGACTTTCCTCGTTGTAGTCAGCTCTGCGATATTTTTCCAAACTCTTCGTGAACGACAAACGACATTATTGGCATTCCCAGTTTTGTTTTTTGTGTCAATACTCGCTGTACCCGCATTTCCACATGAAATTACTGGATACACCAACGTCCTTTCTGTTCAAGGCAATTCACGCGCTGGATTATTCGATAGAGGCGCCCCCGGATCAATACTGCAAGATCATGTTTCCGGTACTTTGCCCTATCAGGGCCAAGACATTGACATGATTGTGTGGCCTGAGAACGCAAGTGATCTCAACCCGCTGCAATCTGTTTTGGCGGCACAAGTTCTTACTGCGGTGTCTGCAAAGTTAGATGCCCCCATTGTTACCGGAACAATTACTGTTGATGAACAGGACAGAGTCTTCAACTCTTCCTTGGTATGGACCGATAAAGCCCTTGCGCAATACGACAAAATCCACCCAGTACCTTTTGCCGAATACATGCCAAACCGAGAGTTTTGGCGGCTATTTCAACCTGATCTGGTTGATCTCGTCACCCGAGATTACAGTTTTGGAACACGACCAAATGTTGTCGACATCAATGGTGTTCTTGCAGGCATATCTATCTGCTTCGACATCACAGATGATAACCAGGCCTATTTGATGATTGGTGATGGCGCAGAAATTATCCTTGCCCAGACAAATAATGCTGATTTCGGTAAAACATCAGAGAATCTACAACAGCTTTCTATTGCTCGGCTTAGGGCTATTGAAACAGCTCGATCTGTTGTGAACATTTCAACCGTGGGTACTTCAGCTGTTATCAGTCCAGATGGTTCAACCTTAGATAGCATTCCTGCTTACCAGCCTGCTGAGATGTTGACTACTGTTCCCTTGAGTACCACTATCACTCCTGCGATGTCATTTGGCCGTGTTATTGAATGGTCTATTGGAGCAGTCGCCATAGCCGGCGTGCTCCTCATTCTCATACGGCGTAAGCCATAG